Within the Thalassotalea ponticola genome, the region ATTTGATTGATTTAACCAATGAAGCTAGCCCGTGGTTACTGATGGGCTTAATCATTGCCGGATTAATGAAATCATTGGTACCGACAAACATACTCAGCCGACACTTGGGCAAGGGCCGTTTGGCTGTGGTCAAAGCCGCCTTTATCGGCGCACCACTCCCCCTGTGCTCGTGTGGTGTTATCCCCGTAGCCACCCAACTAAAACGCTCAGGAGCATCGCCTGAGGCAACCTCTTCGTTTTTAGTATCGACCCCTGAAACTGGAGTTGATTCGGTCAGCGTATCGTATGCGTTACTCGGTCCGATCATGGCGGTTTACCGTCCCTTTGCTGCGATTAGCTCTGCCATCATTACCGGCATGATAGTGAGTACAAACAAATCAACGGTAGACAACAACAGCAGCCCATCAAGTAAAAGCTGTTGCCACAGCGCTAAAAAGGTTGAAGAAAAGCCGTGTTGTAGTAAAAATCCGCCACCTGCGCCAACATTTGTCGATAAAATTAGCAGTGGCATTAGTTACGCGTTCACCCAACTTATCGATGACCTGATAAAGTGGTTAGTTATCGGCTTAGTGTTTGCGGCATTTATTCGTACCTTTGTGCCAACTGAAATGCTGAGTCAATACGGCAGTGGATTACCGACCATGCTGTTAATGGTAGCGATCTCGGTACCAATGTACATTTGTGCAACGGCATCAACCCCCATTGCGGCAGGATTTATTTTAGCCGGAATTTCTCCAGGCACGGCGTTGGTGTTTATGATGGCAGGTCCAGCTACCAACATTTCGACGCTTGGGGTGATTAAAACTGAAATGGGAACAGGTGTATTAGCTCGTTACTTACTCGGTTTGATTTCATCCGCTATAGCCTTTGGCCTACTACTCGATTACCTGCTGGCCGCGTACGATGTTAATATCATCGAGCAAATGGGTCATTCGCAGCACCTTGTACCGCATTGGCTTGCCTACATTTGCAGCGTGATATTAGTTACTGCAGCAATCAAACCTTTACGCACCGTGTTATTAAAAGTAAAACAGGCGTAATTAACATTCACTTTGATTCGAACAAAACCTATACCACCAAGATCAACACGCCCGCGAGCTGTTGACCTTGGTTAAATACACCCGCGCAAAATAGCGCTAGCGACTAACGTTAAATATTTGTTAGTATTAGCGTTGAATGAATACTAGCGCAAGCAACAAAGGAGTTAATACGTGGACTTGGTGAGCGCACTGACATTGTTATCTGCTCTACTATACGGTAGTGCAGCATTGTCGATTTCGTTAAAGCTTTTCGATGCTCAAGGACCAAACCCTAAACTTTACTTGAGTTTGGGCAGTCTTGCGGTTTTGTTTCACCTCGTGCTGTTATCAAATGATATTTACGTACAACAACAGCTCGATTTGAGTCTGCAAAACGTGGTGTCTTTGGTGGCCTTAGTGATTGCGACCGTGATTACCGTTATATCCTTTCGCTTCAAAGCTAACTTGATCTTGCCAATTGTTTATACGTTTGCCGCTTTGCTGCTCGCCGTGCTGTTCTTTTTGCCCGCATCCAAGCACCTAGTGATCAATACCAGCACCTTAGTGTTGGTTACGCACATCACCTTTGCTCTACTGTCTTATTGTATTTTGGTGATTGCAACCCTGTATTCATTTCAGGTCAATTACATCAACTACAAATTAAAGTCGAAAAACTTAACCGCGGTAAACCACCTGCCTCCGCTAATGCAAGTAGAGGGGCAATTGTTTGCAATAATGGTCAGTGGCACCATTTGCTTGGCACTGTCACAATTTATCGGGGTGATCTTTATCGATAATTTTTTTGCCAAAGAAAACTTGCATAAGACGGTACTGTCAGTGATCGCCTTGGCGATGTATTTGATGA harbors:
- a CDS encoding inner membrane protein YpjD codes for the protein MDLVSALTLLSALLYGSAALSISLKLFDAQGPNPKLYLSLGSLAVLFHLVLLSNDIYVQQQLDLSLQNVVSLVALVIATVITVISFRFKANLILPIVYTFAALLLAVLFFLPASKHLVINTSTLVLVTHITFALLSYCILVIATLYSFQVNYINYKLKSKNLTAVNHLPPLMQVEGQLFAIMVSGTICLALSQFIGVIFIDNFFAKENLHKTVLSVIALAMYLMILLGHFFLGWRGHRVMILSVIATSLLTLAYFGSRFVKEVLLS
- a CDS encoding SO_0444 family Cu/Zn efflux transporter, which translates into the protein MDTLTVFFNNLIDLTNEASPWLLMGLIIAGLMKSLVPTNILSRHLGKGRLAVVKAAFIGAPLPLCSCGVIPVATQLKRSGASPEATSSFLVSTPETGVDSVSVSYALLGPIMAVYRPFAAISSAIITGMIVSTNKSTVDNNSSPSSKSCCHSAKKVEEKPCCSKNPPPAPTFVDKISSGISYAFTQLIDDLIKWLVIGLVFAAFIRTFVPTEMLSQYGSGLPTMLLMVAISVPMYICATASTPIAAGFILAGISPGTALVFMMAGPATNISTLGVIKTEMGTGVLARYLLGLISSAIAFGLLLDYLLAAYDVNIIEQMGHSQHLVPHWLAYICSVILVTAAIKPLRTVLLKVKQA